One segment of Setaria viridis chromosome 4, Setaria_viridis_v4.0, whole genome shotgun sequence DNA contains the following:
- the LOC117853433 gene encoding probable flavin-containing monooxygenase 1 produces MVGADGSQARRGVRAEPPGHHTDSTGQPCSCSDPSSSYGAMGLRLVSIEGIELLFLQGWATSKVTEAYYKWSIPMREHGMVPDCGFGEASLGWRLGILPEGFYDRVDEGSVELRRCGSVGFCADGLVLHDGAGERVVGADVVILCTGFDIDRPLRDVFASPWFSEIIADDDAAVLPLYRHILHPRIPQMAMVGYAESGSSIHPY; encoded by the coding sequence ATGGTCGGAGCTGATGGTTCACAAGCCCGGCGAGGGGTTCGCGCTGAGCCTCCTGGCCACCATACTGACTCCACTGGTCAGCCTTGCTCATGCTCCGATCCGTCTTCTTCCTATGGGGCTATGGGACTCCGACTCGTCTCGATTGAGGGCATTGAGCTGCTGTTCCTGCAGGGATGGGCGACATCGAAGGTGACGGAGGCCTACTACAAGTGGAGCATCCCGATGCGGGAGCACGGGATGGTGCCGGACTGCGGCTTCGGGGAGGCGAGCCTGGGCTGGCGCCTGGGCATACTCCCGGAGGGGTTCTACGACCGGGTGGACGAAGGCAGCGTCGAGCTCAGGAGGTGCGGCTCCGTTGGCTTCTGCGCGGACGGCCTCGTGCtccacgacggcgccggcgagcgcgtcgTGGGCGCCGACGTGGTCATCCTCTGCACGGGCTTCGACATCGACCGCCCGCTGCGGGACGTGTTCGCCTCGCCCTGGTTCAGCGAGATTATCGCCGATGAcgacgccgccgtgctgccGCTGTACCGGCACATCCTGCACCCGCGGATCCCGCAGATGGCCATGGTCGGGTACGCGGAGAGCGGGTCCAGCATCCACCCGTACTAG